One segment of Argiope bruennichi chromosome 11, qqArgBrue1.1, whole genome shotgun sequence DNA contains the following:
- the LOC129956654 gene encoding uncharacterized protein LOC129956654, with the protein MGDLPRDRVIPSRPFEKLGLDFAGPIITKPNLKRSRVTLKSYIAIFIYFSTRATHFEVVSDLTTESFLACLRRFIARRSKPSIIWSDNATNFKGAKNILDSLLKACKSDSVQRFCAKEGIVWNFIPPASPHFGGLWEANIGAMKRILLKVTKSTVLTFEELTTLVTQIEAVLNSRPLCPLSADPADIQPLTPGHFLVGAPLLSIPEPSDSLTNISLSSRWSLIQSLRSKFWKRWSQEYLNSLQSRAKWKLPELNIKPGQLVLLKDNSKSPMEWNLARIERIYPGTDGLVRVADIRTPKGIFRRSINRLCPLPFEEGVGQLSNGGRDVPS; encoded by the coding sequence ATGGGCGATTTACCAAGAGATCGAGTTATCCCATCTCGACCATTTGAAAAGTTGGGACTCGATTTCGCTGGTCCCATAATTACTAAACCTAATCTAAAAAGATCTAGGGTGACTTTAAAATCATACAttgcaattttcatatattttagtacAAGAGCTACTCATTTTGAAGTAGTGTCTGATTTGACTACTGAGAGTTTTTTAGCTTGTCTTAGGAGATTCATAGCTAGGCGGTCAAAACCCTCAATCATATGGAGTGATAATGCCACTAATTTTAAGggcgcaaaaaatattttggattctcTGCTAAAAGCATGCAAATCGGATTCCGTGCAAAGATTTTGTGCCAAGGAAGGTATAGTGTGGAACTTCATACCTCCAGCATCTCCTCACTTCGGTGGATTATGGGAGGCAAATATTGGAGCTATGAAACGGATCTTGTTGAAGGTGACTAAATCAACAGTGTTGACTTTTGAAGAGCTTACTACGCTGGTGACACAGATTGAAGCAGTTTTGAATTCAAGACCACTGTGTCCTCTTTCTGCCGATCCAGCTGATATTCAACCTTTGACACCTGGCCATTTTTTGGTGGGAGCACCACTGTTGTCAATACCAGAACCCAGTGATTCCTTGACTAACATTTCTTTATCTTCTAGATGGTCTCTCATCCAGTCTCTTAGAtccaaattttggaaaagatggaGTCAAGAATATCTCAACTCCTTGCAGTCTCGAGCTAAATGGAAACTACCTGAACTGAACATCAAACCCGGACAGCTGGTACTCCTGAAGGATAATAGCAAGAGCCCCATGGAATGGAACTTGGCCCGAATTGAAAGGATATATCCTGGAACAGATGGACTAGTCCGTGTCGCAGACATCAGAACCCCTAAAGGAATTTTTCGGCGAAGTATCAACAGACTCTGCCCACTCCCTTTCGAAGAAGGTGTTGGACAACTGTCCAACGGGGGCCGGGATGTTccgtcttag